The Flavobacterium sp. 20NA77.7 genome includes the window TTATATATGTAAACATAGTACTATTTTTTAAAATTTAAAATTATAGGTAACGCTTGGTACCATACCAAAAATTGATAATCTAACCGCTTCATTTTTTCCACTATCTGAATTTTGTCTAAAGTTAATTGCAGCAGCATTTTTTCTACCATAGACATTATAAATACTAAAAACCCATTCGCTTTTATAGGTTCTATTTTTGTTTTTTGAAGATTTAAATGTGGCTGACAAGTCTAGTCTGTGATAGGTTGGTAAATTATTTTCGTTTCTGTTTCCATACACTGGAACAGTAATTCCTTGATACTGGTATTGTCCTTTAGGAAACGTTACAGGTTGTCCTGTTTGAAGTGCAAAAATACTTCCAAAACTCCATTTTTCAGATAGTTCATAAGAAGTGGTAATGGATAAATTATGTGTTTTATCCCAACCAGTTTTGTACCATGCACCATTGTTAATTCCTATTTCGTTAGGTGTTCTACCAGCAGTTTGTTGTTCAGAGCGTGACAATGTATAAGAAATCCACCCGTTCCATTTACCTTCATTTTTTTTAGCCATAATTTCTAGACCATACGCTCTAGATTTTCCTGCCAATACCACTTGTTCAATGGCTTCATTTGCAATTAAATCGGCTCCATCAATATAATCTAAGCGGTTTTTTACTTTTTTATAAAAAGTTTCTACTTCAAGTGTATAGGCTCCATTTTTTATATTCTTGAAATAGCCAAAAGCATATTGATCTAAAATTTGAGGTTTTAAAAAAGTATCACTTGGAGCCCAAACATCTAAAGGAGTAGGGGATTGCGTGTTTGAAATTAAATGCAGGTATTGTGACATTCTATTATAACTTGCTTTAACAGATGAATGGGCTGAAAATGTATAGGCTAAAGAGATTCTTGGTTCCCAATTAGCAAATTGAGCCATAATTTCATTTTTGCCGTATGATTTGGTTCCAATAGGAGTTGCTTTTTCATAAATTTTTAATTCTTCATTATAAAAAACAGCTTGATTGTTTTGATATATATTAACTGTTTCTTGTCCTAATCGGTAAAAAAGACTATATCTTACACCATAGTTAATAGCCAATTTGTCAGTTATTTTTTGTTCGGCATCAATGTAAAATGATGGTTCTAACGCTTGCTTTTTCGCTAATTGTTTAGGATTAATACTTGAAGTGGCATCTATAGGTTCAATTTTTCCTGGATTAAATGTATAATAAACGGCATTTGCACCATAAAATAATTTTACTTTTTCAGTTAAATAATGTTTAAAGTCATATTTAAAATTATAGTTTTTGATACCGCTATCCCAATTGAAACCTATAAAGTCTAATGTAAGACCATAATAATAATCACTGTAGATAATAGACATATTTGAAAATAATTTATCTGAATATAAATGATTCCATCTTACATTTAAAACCGCATTTCCATAGGTATTTACAAACTGATTATTTAAACTAAATACGTCTCTTCCAAAATAGCCCGAAAGATATAAATTGTTATTTTCGTTTAGTTTATAATTTAATTTTGTGTTTAAATCATAAAAATAAGCTGTATTTTGGTTGTCGGTTAGTTTTAAGAATAAATGTGCGTAGCTGCTTCTTCCAGCAATTAAAAATGAACTTTTGTTTTTAACAATGGGACCTTCTGCTAAAAGTCTACTCGAAACGAGTCCAATTCCACCATTCATGTGAAATCTATTGCTGTTTCCTTCTTTTTGATAAATATCTAATACCGAAGCTACACGTCCACCGTATCTTGCAGGTATTCCACCTTTAAATAATTTTAAATCTTTGATTGCATCCGCATTAAAAACAGAGAAAAAACCAAATAAATGTGACGAATTATAAATGGTAGCCTCATCTAGTAATATTAAGTTTTGATCTGCAGCGCCACCTCTTACATTAAAACCAGACTGACCTTCTCCTGCATTGGTAACACCTGGTAATGTTAAAATTGATTTTATTATATCAACTTCTCCTAAAATGGCAGGCATTTGTTTAATTTGGGCTATAGATAACTTATTGACACTCATTTCTGGTTTGTCAATTTTTATTGATTTTGAATTAGCAGAAATAACAACTTCTTCAATTTCTTTGCTTTTTTCTTTAATTACAAATATTTTTTTAAGATTTGAACTCAATACTACTTGTTCTGAAATAGATTCATATCCGAGTGCATTAATTGCGATAGTATAGGTTCCTTTTTGAAGTGATATAGCGAAAAAGCCATATTCATTTGACTGTATAATATATTGAGCTGAACCAGTACTTATTTGCAGTGTAGCTCCAATGATAGTTTCATTGCTCTTAGCGTCAATAACTGTTCCATTTAAAGTAAACTTCTCTTGTGAATATACAGTTTGTAGCAGTAGAAAAGTTAATAATACTAGTGTTTTTTGCATTTGATTTTGTATTTGTGCAAATTTCGAATAAAAAGTTTCAAGTAAGTGTTAATTTGAGGTTAATAAAAAAGACGGCATGTAGCCGCCTTTTTAATCATGTAATTAGCTTTTATATCTTGTCAATGATACTGTTTAATGTGCTACTTGGTCTCATCGCTTCATTTAACAACGTTTCATTTGGATGGTAATAACCACCAATTGTTTGTTTTTTTCCTTGAGCCGAAATTAATTCCACATCAATTTTCGCTTCATTTGCTGTTAATTCATTTGCTATTGGTGTAAAAACAGCCTTCAATTCTTGGTTTTTATTTTGGGAGGCTAAGGCTTGAGCCCAATACAAAGCAATGTAAAAATGCGAACCTCTGTTGTCTAATTGACCTACTTTTCGAGCAGGAGATTTATCGTTTGCTAAGAATTTTTCAGTAGCTTCGTCAAGTGTTTCAGACAAAACCATAGCTTTCTCATTTTCAAGTGTTTGACCTAAGTGTTCTAAAGAAACGCCTAAAGCTAAAATTTCTCCTAATGAGTCCCAACGCAAGTACCCTTCTTCAATAAATTGTTCCACATGCTTAGGTGCTGAACCTCCAGCTCCAGTTTCAAATAAGCCACCTCCATTCATTAAGGGTACAATAGATAACATTTTAGCAGATGTGCCTAATTCTAAAATTGGAAATAAATCTGTTAAATAATCACGTAAAACGTTACCAGTAACAGAAATAGTGTCTAATCCATTTTTTAAGCGTTCTAAAGTAAATAAAGTAGCTTCAATAGGATTTAGAATTCGAATATCTAATTCGGTTGTGTCATAGTTTTGTAAATAAGCAGTAACTTTTTTGATGATTTCTCTATCATGTGCACGATTTTCGTCTAACCAAAATACTGCAGGTGTTTGTGATAAACGGGCTCTATTTACGGCAAGTTTTACCCAATCTTGTATAGGTGCATCTTTAGTTTGACACATTCTAAAAATATCTCCAGCTTCTACTTTTTGTTCCATAAACACAGTTCCATTTCCATCTGTAACTTTAACAGTACCGTTTTCTTTTAGCTGAAATGTTTTGTCATGTGAACCATATTCTTCTGCTTTTTGAGCCATAAGACCTACGTTAGGCACACTACCCATTGTTTTAGGGTCAAAAGCACCATTCTTTTTACAAAAATCAATAGTTGCTGTATATAAACCAGCATAACATCTGTCTGGGATTAATGCTTTAGTGTCTTCTGGTTTTCCTTCGGCATTCCACATTTGTCCAGAAGTTCTAATCATAGCAGGCATAGATGCATCAACAATAACATCAGATGGTATATGAAAATTAGTAATACCTTTATCAGAATTTACCATGGCAACTGCAGGTCCTTGTTGTAATGCGTTTTGTATAGCTTGTTCAACTTCACCTTGCATGGGGTGTCCTGCAATTTTTGCATATACATCGCCTAACCCATTTTTGGTATCAATATTTAATTCTTTAAATAAATCTGCATATTTTTTAAAAACATCTTCAAAATAAACTTCAACAATAGCACTAAAAATAATTGGGTCAGAAACCTTCATCATAGTTGCTTTTAAATGCACAGATAATAATATACCTTTAGCTTTTGCATCGGCAATTTCTTTTTTAGCAAATGCTTTTAGTGCTTTTAGACTCATTACTGATGAATCGATAACCTCACCAGCCTTTAAAGAGCTCGCATTTTTAAGTATAGTACTTGAACCTGAGTCAGTAACAAATTCAATTACAAATTGAGTGTCATTTTTAACCGTAACGGATTGTTCGCTTCCATAAAAATCACCATCTTGCATGTGTGCCACTTCTGTTTTTGAATCGGCAGACCAAGCTCCCATGCTGTGTGGGTTCGTTTTTGCGTAGTTTTTCACTGCTTTTGGTGCACGTCGATCAGAATTTCCTTCTCTTAGTACAGGATTCACAGCCGAACCAAGTACTTTAGCATACGTTGCTTTTATGTTTTTTTCTGTATTGTTTTGTGGATCTTCTGGATAATTAGGAACCGCATATCCTTGCGCTTGTAATTCAGAGATAGCTTCTTTTAATTGTGGAATTGAAGCTGAAATATTTGGTAACTTAATAATGTTTGCTTCAGGCGTTGTGGCTAATTGACCTAATTCAGCCAAAGCATCACTTACCTTTTGAGTGTCAGTTAAATATTCGGGAAAGTTAGCTAAAATTCTTCCTGCTAATGAAATGTCTCTTGTTTCTACATCAATTGCAGCTGTTTTTGTGAATGCTTTGATAATAGGTAAAAACGAATGTGTAGCTAGCATAGGCGCTTCATCCGTAATTGTATAAATAATTTTTGCCTTAGACATGATAGTGTTTGTTTAGTTGTAAAATTTGAAGTACAAATATAATGAATTTAACAGTTTTCAAATGAATTTAAAGGGTAGAAAATTGATAATTAGTGATTTGATAAAAAAAAGCCAAAAAAATGAAAAGTTGGTAATTTTTTTAAACTTAAATTAGTAAATAAAAAAATCCCGAACAAGTCGGGATTTTTTTATAAGTAACAAGGAAAAGATTAAGCTCTTCTTTGTTTGATTTTTGCTTTTTTACCAGTAAGGTCTCTAAAGTAGAAGATACGTGCTCTACGTACTTTACCTCTTTGGTTAACCTCAATAGATTGTAATGCTGGCATATTAATAGGGAAGATACGTTCAACACCTACTGCTCCAGACATTTTTCTAATAGTAAAAGTTTCTGTTAAACCAGTTCCTCTTTTTTGGATTACAACTCCTTTAAAGAACTGTGTTCTTGTTTTTTCACCCTCTTTAATTTCATAGTACACAGTGATAGTGTCACCAGCATTAAAGGTAGGAAAATCTTTTTTTGTTACAAATTCGCTTTGTACGAAATCAACTAAATTTGACATAGTTAAAAATCTAAAATATTAAGTCTAAGCAACATACACG containing:
- the rplS gene encoding 50S ribosomal protein L19, whose translation is MSNLVDFVQSEFVTKKDFPTFNAGDTITVYYEIKEGEKTRTQFFKGVVIQKRGTGLTETFTIRKMSGAVGVERIFPINMPALQSIEVNQRGKVRRARIFYFRDLTGKKAKIKQRRA
- a CDS encoding NADP-dependent isocitrate dehydrogenase; amino-acid sequence: MMSKAKIIYTITDEAPMLATHSFLPIIKAFTKTAAIDVETRDISLAGRILANFPEYLTDTQKVSDALAELGQLATTPEANIIKLPNISASIPQLKEAISELQAQGYAVPNYPEDPQNNTEKNIKATYAKVLGSAVNPVLREGNSDRRAPKAVKNYAKTNPHSMGAWSADSKTEVAHMQDGDFYGSEQSVTVKNDTQFVIEFVTDSGSSTILKNASSLKAGEVIDSSVMSLKALKAFAKKEIADAKAKGILLSVHLKATMMKVSDPIIFSAIVEVYFEDVFKKYADLFKELNIDTKNGLGDVYAKIAGHPMQGEVEQAIQNALQQGPAVAMVNSDKGITNFHIPSDVIVDASMPAMIRTSGQMWNAEGKPEDTKALIPDRCYAGLYTATIDFCKKNGAFDPKTMGSVPNVGLMAQKAEEYGSHDKTFQLKENGTVKVTDGNGTVFMEQKVEAGDIFRMCQTKDAPIQDWVKLAVNRARLSQTPAVFWLDENRAHDREIIKKVTAYLQNYDTTELDIRILNPIEATLFTLERLKNGLDTISVTGNVLRDYLTDLFPILELGTSAKMLSIVPLMNGGGLFETGAGGSAPKHVEQFIEEGYLRWDSLGEILALGVSLEHLGQTLENEKAMVLSETLDEATEKFLANDKSPARKVGQLDNRGSHFYIALYWAQALASQNKNQELKAVFTPIANELTANEAKIDVELISAQGKKQTIGGYYHPNETLLNEAMRPSSTLNSIIDKI
- a CDS encoding TonB-dependent receptor — protein: MQKTLVLLTFLLLQTVYSQEKFTLNGTVIDAKSNETIIGATLQISTGSAQYIIQSNEYGFFAISLQKGTYTIAINALGYESISEQVVLSSNLKKIFVIKEKSKEIEEVVISANSKSIKIDKPEMSVNKLSIAQIKQMPAILGEVDIIKSILTLPGVTNAGEGQSGFNVRGGAADQNLILLDEATIYNSSHLFGFFSVFNADAIKDLKLFKGGIPARYGGRVASVLDIYQKEGNSNRFHMNGGIGLVSSRLLAEGPIVKNKSSFLIAGRSSYAHLFLKLTDNQNTAYFYDLNTKLNYKLNENNNLYLSGYFGRDVFSLNNQFVNTYGNAVLNVRWNHLYSDKLFSNMSIIYSDYYYGLTLDFIGFNWDSGIKNYNFKYDFKHYLTEKVKLFYGANAVYYTFNPGKIEPIDATSSINPKQLAKKQALEPSFYIDAEQKITDKLAINYGVRYSLFYRLGQETVNIYQNNQAVFYNEELKIYEKATPIGTKSYGKNEIMAQFANWEPRISLAYTFSAHSSVKASYNRMSQYLHLISNTQSPTPLDVWAPSDTFLKPQILDQYAFGYFKNIKNGAYTLEVETFYKKVKNRLDYIDGADLIANEAIEQVVLAGKSRAYGLEIMAKKNEGKWNGWISYTLSRSEQQTAGRTPNEIGINNGAWYKTGWDKTHNLSITTSYELSEKWSFGSIFALQTGQPVTFPKGQYQYQGITVPVYGNRNENNLPTYHRLDLSATFKSSKNKNRTYKSEWVFSIYNVYGRKNAAAINFRQNSDSGKNEAVRLSIFGMVPSVTYNFKF